The DNA segment GGCCACGTAGAACGCACTGTTCGAGGCATCGAGCCCGATGTACTGGGAGACAACGTAGGCCGTACTCTCGGCTTCGACTTCGCGCTTCTCGCGTTCATCCTTGTCGTCGACATCGAAGTGCAGCAGGGCGTGAGCGTACTCGTGGGCGAGCACACTGGCCACCTGCGCGTCGTTTTCGAGGTCCTTGACTTCGACGAGCAACGAGCAGTCGTACGTGCTGCGCTCGGTACAGACGCCAGCAGCTTCCCCGTGGGTCCACTCTTCGGGTGGGACGAGGTTCACACGGACTCCCAGCTCCGGTGCAGCCTCGAGCAGCGCGTTGAGGATGTCGTCCTCACTGCCTTCGCCCTTGGCGGTCGTATCGAGTTCCGGAAGTGGCTCACCCTCGGTCTGGGAGACATCGAACACCGGGACAGGTTTGAATCCGACCAGCCCCTCGTTCCATTCTTCAGGTGGAGTCTCATCGTACTCGCAATCGGTATTCTCGTGGTAGGAGGGAGAGTTCCCACACTCCGGGCACTTCGTGGTGATGATCGGCGCCCAGATCCAGATGGCCGACTCGCCTTCCTGGACGTGTCTGTCGAACTCGTTGCACCAGGTGTTGTAGCCAGCTACTTTCGTCGCCTCGGGGCACTGGTGCTTGATCAGGAGCGTGTTCCGGTAGGAGTAGTCGTGGAAGCGCGACTGGACGTCCAGCCACTCCTGGAGTTCTGCACTCGCGCTGGCTTCCTCCGAGAGCTCGGCAAACTGTTCGACCCACGCTTCGAGCGAGTTGTGCATCTCGTCACGACGGCTGTCGGAATCGTCGAACTCGACTCTTGATTGGAATTCGTTATTCTCGGTGCTATCGGTCTGAGGTGTCTCGCAGGACATCGAGAATCTCCGAGGGAGTATTTCCGTCTCCCTCACCCAACAGGGGAGTAATAAATGATGTCAATGGGAGGGGCTCGTGTCGTGCACACGTCCACCGGAATCCTATTTTTTCGAGGGGCTGGAACCCCTATTTCGGCGTCAATAAATGGGCTCTCGATGGCGGACTACTGGAACCAGTCGGCTACTGCTGATCTTCCAAGAATTCGAGGAGCACCTCGACGTCTTCCGACGAAGCCGCCGATTTGCCAAACACACTCTTGAACCGGTGGTCAAGACCGCCTTCTTCGATGAAGGTTTGAGCGTCATTCAGTTGGGCCTGCAGTGCTTCTGGGTCTCCTCGGTGCAGATGTGACTCGACTGTATCGAGATCGATGGAGGGAACCGCGGCAAGTACATCGGCGAGGTCTGTCTTCCGACCGCTGTGGAGTTTGGCGGCGACGAGGATTTCGCCATTCGCGGTCGGTGCCGTGGTCGAGCGAGTTCCACCCGTGATGGTCGTCTCCGTACTGTGGTCTCGCAGGTAGTCGAACGACCATTCCGCATCTGTCTGGCGACAGCCGAGGCCGTTGACGAGAATATCCACGCCGACTGGGTGCGGTAGTCCTTCGCTCCGTTCGTAGAGTTCGATTTCACGGTTGTAGATGGTGTCCTCTGGTGGGACCTCGAACTCAGCAGTTCGCTCAAAGTTCCGTTCTTCGAGGAACACGACGATAGACTCGTAGTCATCCGGAGCGATGACCAGGTCCAGATCGGTCGAAAACCGGGTTTCGAATTGGCTGATCGCGTACCCGCCGACGAGAACGAATCCGATGTCGGCTGCGGTCAGTTCGTCCAGTACCTCGATGAGGGCTTCGCTTCTGGCTTCTTGGCTCATGGTCAGGCTGGCTCCATCCGATAGTTCGCGTCAGTCTCGACGTCGTCGTACATCCGGTCGAGCATGTCGAGTGCAGATTCGAAGGTGGCGTAGTGTTCGGTGGCGAATTCGACCGTCTCTTCCAGTGGGATGACGGGCCGGCCATCGACCATGTCAGTCATGAAGTTGGCCCGTGGCTCGAGGACGATCTGTATCGCCCCGTCAACCTCCTCTGCCGGAAGGCGTTCCTGTGTTGCTGGGAGTCCGAACTGTGCGAAGAAGGTCGTCCACGCGTGGAGTTCGGATTCCGCAACCGCCATGAACAGTGGATAGTCGTCGGGAGTGCGGGCGACCTGGTAGCCACCACGAGTCCAGACGTAGACTGCGTCAATCGCCGTGAATGCATAGTCCATCCCGGCGAACTGGGGCAGCACGTACGCCTCTGAAATCGTTGGTGGAGATGTACCAGCTGCTATTGCGAGGAAGGTGAGTCCGGCCTCGCGAATCGAATCGTCGACGAGCTGAAGTCCGTTCTCGTATGCGACATACCCCGCATCTTCGAGACGGTTCACGACACGTCGAATCGTCTCCCGATTCTCGTCGATTTTCCGCGCGACCGCTGATATCGAATCGCCGGCATCGAGGCCGAGGAGAACTTTGAACTCCTTTTCCCCGCAAGCTTCGTACATCCTATATATACACAATATTGTGCAACAGACAAAAATATTACTGTTGTTGCGCCGTTCAATCGTCTAGCCCAGCGAACCAGCCGCGGTGGAAGTAGGCGAGGCAGATCACCGACCGGAACGTTCGCTCCGCCGGGCGGTGGAGGAACCGCTCGGTTTCGGGGAGTGGTTCGACGATACCGGCGTCGATAAACTGGCTCGGTAGCGACGGATCACGGGGGTACTGAGAGACGTCGTGGAAGGAGACACGTTATTCCTCAAGCTGCCGGACCTCCGGGCCGTAGTCCCACTCGTACCGGTACTCCCTAGGATAGACGATCTCTGGCGCGGATTCCCAGAGTGCTGCTCGCCGGTCGTCAAGAAACCGGAACGAGCACTCGATCAGGTCGTTCGGCTCAACTGAGAGGGTTGCATCGACGGGTGTGGTCTCGTCGATATCTGGCGGCGGATGGAAGTGCTCACGGTCGTTGTGGGAGTTGTCGTGTCGGTCCCACCGGCATTCCCAGACGGAACCATCCCATCGCTCCTGGTAGTACAGGTTGTAGTCACCCGACAGCAGGAGTCGTAGTTCGAGTCGAACCGCCGAGATGGGGTCGGGATAATGTGATGCGTAAAAGTGAGCGATCACACGGTCCGGCTTCTCTGGTGGGAAGGTGTCGACCCGTTGGACAAAGGATTGTTGCCCGAACTGTCGAGCGAGCAGTCGCATCCGCTCCTCGTTGAGGTCGTCTGACCGACCCATGCTCAGGCGGGTTGCCAGTGGTTGCCAGCGGTATCGTCCTGCTGAAGCTGGAGGAGCGCCCGTCGAATGTCGCGTGTGCGACGGCGAAGCGCCCGGATTTCACTGAGCTTCTCGTAGGTGTCTTCGAGTTCGTCGTACGGCACCTCCGAAAGCAACCCCGCATCAACGTCGGTTCCGTCGAGTTCGTCAGTCAGTTCCGCAAGGCGAGCTTCGTACT comes from the Haloarchaeobius salinus genome and includes:
- a CDS encoding helix-turn-helix domain-containing protein, which codes for MYEACGEKEFKVLLGLDAGDSISAVARKIDENRETIRRVVNRLEDAGYVAYENGLQLVDDSIREAGLTFLAIAAGTSPPTISEAYVLPQFAGMDYAFTAIDAVYVWTRGGYQVARTPDDYPLFMAVAESELHAWTTFFAQFGLPATQERLPAEEVDGAIQIVLEPRANFMTDMVDGRPVIPLEETVEFATEHYATFESALDMLDRMYDDVETDANYRMEPA
- a CDS encoding nucleotidyltransferase family protein, which translates into the protein MSQEARSEALIEVLDELTAADIGFVLVGGYAISQFETRFSTDLDLVIAPDDYESIVVFLEERNFERTAEFEVPPEDTIYNREIELYERSEGLPHPVGVDILVNGLGCRQTDAEWSFDYLRDHSTETTITGGTRSTTAPTANGEILVAAKLHSGRKTDLADVLAAVPSIDLDTVESHLHRGDPEALQAQLNDAQTFIEEGGLDHRFKSVFGKSAASSEDVEVLLEFLEDQQ
- a CDS encoding ArdC-like ssDNA-binding domain-containing protein; its protein translation is MSCETPQTDSTENNEFQSRVEFDDSDSRRDEMHNSLEAWVEQFAELSEEASASAELQEWLDVQSRFHDYSYRNTLLIKHQCPEATKVAGYNTWCNEFDRHVQEGESAIWIWAPIITTKCPECGNSPSYHENTDCEYDETPPEEWNEGLVGFKPVPVFDVSQTEGEPLPELDTTAKGEGSEDDILNALLEAAPELGVRVNLVPPEEWTHGEAAGVCTERSTYDCSLLVEVKDLENDAQVASVLAHEYAHALLHFDVDDKDEREKREVEAESTAYVVSQYIGLDASNSAFYVAAWDGDPAETIRGRLQRIVDTAQEILNAVELTQ